Proteins encoded in a region of the Methanofollis tationis genome:
- a CDS encoding phenylacetate--CoA ligase family protein, producing the protein MEEMPPEELKRLQYRLLKTLVYRLYSFSNFYHERMRAAGVHPDDVKTLDDIAKLPFMYKSDLRDNYPDRIFTASQDELVRYHVSSGTTGKPTVVGYTANDLEIWTTSLARSLTACGLGRGDVMQVSYGYGLFTGGLGLHYGAERIGATVLPIGTGNTERQIELMQDLHVTAIACTPSYLVHLGETAERMGVSIRNDTNLRVGILGAEPWSERMRTGLQEALGIRVFDIYGTSELSGPMFTECTEQQGIHIWGDIAYPEIIDPETGEQLPPGEKGELVMTVLKKEALPMIRYRIGDVTMLDDAVCACGRTSPRIMRIQGRVDDMLIVRGINVFPSQVEHTLMGIPEVLGSAFQIEVDRRGALDSMLVRVEMSRDAFSDKITDLMRVKAKVTHDLRNSLNVAADVELVAPGTLPRFEGKAKRVIDRRVY; encoded by the coding sequence ATGGAGGAGATGCCGCCCGAGGAGTTGAAGCGCCTCCAGTACCGCCTGCTCAAGACGCTCGTCTACCGGCTGTACAGTTTCTCGAACTTTTACCATGAGCGGATGCGGGCGGCCGGCGTCCACCCCGACGATGTGAAGACGCTCGACGATATCGCAAAGCTGCCCTTCATGTACAAGAGCGACCTGCGGGACAACTACCCTGACCGGATCTTCACGGCCTCGCAGGACGAGCTGGTGCGCTACCATGTCTCTTCCGGGACGACCGGCAAGCCCACCGTCGTCGGCTACACGGCAAACGACCTGGAGATCTGGACGACCTCCCTCGCCCGCTCCCTCACCGCCTGCGGGCTTGGCCGCGGCGACGTGATGCAGGTGAGCTACGGCTACGGACTGTTCACCGGCGGGCTCGGCCTCCACTACGGCGCCGAGCGGATCGGGGCGACGGTGCTGCCGATCGGCACCGGGAACACCGAGCGGCAGATCGAGCTGATGCAGGACCTGCACGTGACGGCGATCGCCTGCACCCCGTCCTACCTCGTCCACCTGGGCGAGACGGCCGAGCGGATGGGGGTCTCGATCAGGAACGACACGAACCTTCGCGTCGGGATCCTGGGGGCCGAACCCTGGTCAGAGCGGATGCGCACCGGGCTCCAGGAGGCGCTCGGGATCCGGGTCTTCGATATCTACGGCACCTCAGAACTCTCGGGCCCGATGTTCACCGAGTGCACCGAGCAGCAGGGGATCCATATCTGGGGCGACATCGCCTACCCCGAGATCATCGACCCGGAGACCGGGGAACAGCTGCCGCCGGGCGAGAAGGGCGAACTCGTGATGACCGTCCTGAAAAAGGAGGCGCTCCCGATGATCCGCTACCGGATCGGGGACGTCACCATGCTCGACGATGCGGTCTGCGCCTGCGGGCGGACCTCGCCGCGGATCATGCGGATCCAGGGGCGGGTCGACGATATGCTCATCGTGCGCGGGATCAATGTCTTCCCGTCGCAGGTGGAGCACACCCTGATGGGCATTCCCGAGGTGCTCGGGTCGGCCTTCCAGATCGAGGTGGACCGGCGGGGTGCGCTGGACTCGATGCTCGTGCGGGTGGAGATGAGCCGCGACGCCTTTTCCGACAAGATCACCGATCTCATGCGGGTGAAGGCGAAGGTCACCCACGACCTGAGGAACTCCCTGAACGTGGCGGCGGACGTGGAACTCGTGGCGCCGGGGACCCTCCCGCGCTTTGAGGGGAAGGCAAAGAGAGTGATTGACCGGAGAGTGTACTGA
- a CDS encoding phenylacetate--CoA ligase family protein: MFWNREIETIAGDDLEALQLSRLKWTVRQVQNVEFYRRAFQKAGVSPGDIQTLDDLEKLPFTTKKDLREGYPFGFFAVPKREVVRIHTTSGTTGKPTVVGYTRQDLDTWTELMARNLTMVGLTEDDVFQNILGYGLFTGGLGFHYGAERVGMTVIPSSTGNTKRQIEMIEDFGVTAINSTPGYGLHLVEVAEQMGASLESLRIATFGAEPWSESMRAELERRLGVDAYDSYGMSEMYGPGVAFECEEKDGLHIWHDCYLAEIIDPATGERLPDGETGELVITPLVKEAMPLIRYRTGDITRFLTDDCPCGRGKRIARLSGRADDMLVIRGINVFPSQIEHTLLSLPEVGDQYMVYVDRINHLDEMTIEVEINKSYFSGELADLQRLQKKVAGAIRETLNLRTTVKFVEPGTLPRFEGKAKRVVDRRGAIW, encoded by the coding sequence ATGTTCTGGAACAGGGAAATAGAAACGATCGCGGGGGACGACCTTGAGGCGCTGCAGCTCTCCCGGCTGAAATGGACGGTGCGCCAGGTTCAGAATGTCGAGTTCTACCGGAGGGCGTTTCAGAAAGCCGGGGTCTCACCCGGCGATATCCAGACGCTCGACGATCTCGAGAAACTCCCCTTCACGACGAAAAAAGACCTGAGGGAAGGTTACCCGTTCGGTTTTTTTGCGGTGCCAAAGCGCGAGGTGGTCAGGATCCACACGACCTCGGGGACGACCGGCAAGCCCACCGTCGTCGGCTACACCCGCCAGGACCTCGATACCTGGACCGAACTGATGGCGCGGAACCTCACGATGGTCGGCCTGACCGAGGACGACGTCTTCCAGAACATCCTCGGCTACGGTCTCTTCACCGGCGGCCTGGGCTTCCACTACGGGGCCGAGCGGGTCGGGATGACCGTGATCCCGAGCTCCACCGGGAACACGAAGCGGCAGATCGAGATGATCGAGGACTTCGGGGTCACGGCGATCAACAGCACGCCCGGATACGGGCTGCACCTCGTCGAGGTGGCCGAACAGATGGGGGCGTCCCTGGAGAGCCTGCGGATCGCCACCTTCGGCGCCGAGCCCTGGTCCGAGAGCATGCGGGCGGAGCTGGAACGTCGCCTCGGCGTGGATGCCTATGACAGCTACGGGATGAGCGAGATGTACGGTCCCGGCGTCGCCTTCGAGTGCGAGGAGAAGGACGGGCTCCATATCTGGCACGACTGTTACCTGGCCGAGATCATCGACCCGGCGACCGGGGAACGCCTGCCCGACGGCGAGACCGGCGAACTGGTGATCACCCCCCTGGTCAAAGAGGCGATGCCCCTGATCCGCTACCGGACCGGGGACATCACCCGCTTCCTCACGGACGACTGCCCGTGCGGGCGCGGCAAGCGCATCGCCCGCCTCTCAGGCCGGGCCGACGACATGCTCGTGATCCGGGGCATCAACGTCTTCCCTTCGCAGATCGAGCACACGCTTCTCTCCCTTCCCGAAGTAGGGGATCAGTATATGGTTTATGTGGACAGGATCAATCATCTTGATGAGATGACGATCGAGGTGGAGATCAACAAGAGCTACTTCTCCGGCGAACTGGCCGACCTCCAGCGGCTGCAGAAGAAAGTGGCCGGGGCGATCAGGGAGACGCTGAACCTGCGGACGACGGTGAAGTTCGTGGAGCCCGGCACCCTCCCGCGCTTCGAGGGCAAGGCAAAGCGCGTGGTCGACCGGCGGGGGGCGATCTGGTGA
- the uvsE gene encoding UV DNA damage repair endonuclease UvsE: MRIGYPCVNIGLGCTSARTFRLRSWSPERFRSTVRENLACLSSTLQFNIDHGLLFFRITSDLIPFASHPVNEIDWEVEFSGSFTEIGDLIRESRMRISMHPDQFTLINSPDGGVTARSIAELAYHAAVLDAMGLDTTAKIQIHAGGVYGDKASAMERFLDRYRDLPVAIRRRLVVENDDRLYTAAECCALNQACGIPVLFDTFHHECNSSGEEMPEALAICARTWGRSDGIPMVDYSSQKPGARKGAHTHAIDLAHFRAFLAASRPRDIDIMLEIKDKEKSALLARAEAAADPRLTA; encoded by the coding sequence ATGCGGATCGGCTATCCCTGCGTGAACATCGGGCTCGGGTGCACCTCGGCCCGGACCTTCAGGCTGCGCTCGTGGAGCCCTGAGCGGTTTCGCTCGACCGTCAGGGAGAACCTCGCCTGCCTCTCCAGCACCCTCCAGTTCAACATCGACCACGGCCTCCTCTTCTTCAGGATCACCTCTGACCTGATTCCCTTCGCCTCCCACCCGGTGAACGAGATCGACTGGGAGGTGGAGTTTTCCGGGAGTTTTACCGAGATCGGCGATCTGATCCGGGAGAGCCGGATGCGCATCTCGATGCACCCGGACCAGTTCACCCTGATCAACTCGCCCGACGGGGGCGTGACGGCGCGGAGCATCGCCGAACTGGCGTACCATGCCGCCGTCCTTGACGCCATGGGCCTGGACACCACGGCAAAGATCCAGATCCACGCCGGTGGGGTCTATGGAGATAAAGCATCGGCGATGGAGCGTTTTCTCGATCGCTACCGCGATCTGCCCGTTGCGATCAGGCGACGTCTCGTCGTCGAAAACGACGATCGCCTTTATACCGCGGCCGAATGTTGCGCTCTGAACCAGGCCTGCGGCATCCCGGTGCTCTTCGATACCTTTCACCACGAGTGCAACTCTTCGGGAGAGGAGATGCCTGAGGCGCTGGCGATCTGCGCACGGACATGGGGGCGATCCGACGGCATACCGATGGTCGACTACTCGTCGCAGAAGCCGGGTGCACGAAAAGGGGCTCATACCCATGCCATCGATCTGGCGCATTTCAGGGCGTTCCTTGCGGCCTCACGGCCCCGCGACATCGACATCATGCTCGAGATCAAGGACAAGGAGAAGAGCGCCCTCCTGGCCCGGGCAGAGGCCGCCGCCGATCCGCGCCTGACGGCGTGA
- a CDS encoding apurinic/apyrimidinic endonuclease family protein has translation MKIGYPCANRSIGCSPSRTFDLRVFSRDHLILTIAENLSCIARILEFNRKAGLYFFVIGPGLIPYATHPANTLIWAEEFAADFAAVGAFIRDAGMRIAVQPSYGFAVPEGKGEREAAHAATILDAMELGTDAKVIAWAGGGPGRESAQDRTFKWLNRLPDGIRRRIAIRNDDTLSVADCCAVAEECGVPVVYDHLHRDSAPSPFSSAEAIRRCAATWHEGDGAPILVFATPEADGRPAHTIDADLFAEVLAASMPADPDIVIDFQDREQSALIAMIAAFDDPRLIPGKELRKRGA, from the coding sequence ATGAAAATCGGTTATCCCTGCGCAAACCGATCCATCGGATGCTCGCCGAGCCGTACCTTTGACCTCAGGGTATTTTCCAGGGATCACCTGATCCTGACGATTGCCGAGAACCTTTCCTGTATTGCCAGAATTCTGGAGTTCAACAGGAAGGCAGGGCTGTATTTTTTTGTCATCGGTCCGGGGCTCATCCCCTATGCCACCCACCCGGCAAACACGCTCATCTGGGCAGAAGAGTTTGCTGCCGATTTCGCTGCCGTCGGGGCCTTTATCAGGGACGCAGGGATGAGGATCGCTGTCCAACCTTCGTACGGTTTTGCCGTTCCTGAAGGGAAAGGAGAGAGGGAGGCAGCACACGCTGCAACGATCCTGGACGCTATGGAACTCGGGACCGATGCAAAGGTCATTGCGTGGGCAGGAGGCGGCCCGGGCAGGGAATCGGCTCAGGATAGGACTTTCAAGTGGCTGAACAGGCTGCCCGACGGGATCAGGCGGAGGATCGCGATCAGAAACGACGACACCCTGTCGGTCGCCGACTGCTGCGCCGTCGCAGAAGAGTGCGGCGTCCCGGTCGTGTACGACCATCTTCACCGCGACAGCGCCCCTTCGCCTTTCAGCTCCGCCGAAGCGATACGGCGGTGCGCGGCGACCTGGCACGAGGGAGACGGGGCGCCGATCCTCGTGTTCGCCACGCCAGAGGCGGACGGACGACCGGCCCACACCATCGACGCAGACCTATTTGCAGAGGTGCTCGCGGCATCCATGCCCGCTGATCCCGATATTGTCATCGACTTTCAGGACCGGGAACAGAGCGCCCTGATCGCGATGATCGCCGCCTTCGACGACCCGCGGCTCATTCCGGGGAAAGAACTGAGAAAAAGAGGGGCTTGA
- the lysS gene encoding lysine--tRNA ligase, with amino-acid sequence MSDSSQITFDEVKLTKYRELTGDGRPIYPAHYERKHTLAEIRERYAEIGHDPSEEEVCTAGRIYIIRHHGKTVFIDIGDASARIQLYIRKNDVGDEAFEFLKKYLDAGDIIGVTGRVFRTKMGEITIWASAYTLLAKSVCAMPEKFHGLKNTEARYRQRYLDLIMNEETRETFRLRSRTIAELRNFLNSRGFMEFETPTLQPVYGGANARPFITYHNALEQQLFLRIAPELYLKRLVVGGFEKVYEFSKNFRNEDIDTKHNPEFSMVEIYAAYHDYRDMMDLTEEIITDLVVHARGTTTVTFDETEISFARPWRRLTMEDAVKEYGGIDVYATPLDDLARIAEQEKIDKRETAQTHGDYLPLFFDHYCEEKLVQPTFIYDFPVENSPLAKRHRTKPGFTERFELFVYGMELANGFSELNDPIDQKERFEEQDKKRRLGDLEAQMIDYDFINALGYGMPPTGGVGIGMDRLIMMITGNDSIKEVILFPSMRTVARSDEKAEE; translated from the coding sequence ATGAGTGATAGCAGCCAGATCACCTTTGACGAGGTAAAACTCACCAAATACCGCGAACTCACCGGCGACGGCAGACCGATCTACCCGGCCCACTATGAGCGAAAGCACACCCTTGCCGAGATCAGGGAGCGATACGCAGAGATCGGTCACGACCCCTCAGAAGAGGAGGTCTGCACCGCCGGACGGATCTACATCATCCGCCACCACGGCAAAACGGTCTTTATCGATATCGGCGACGCCTCGGCCCGGATCCAGCTCTATATCAGGAAAAACGACGTCGGCGATGAGGCCTTTGAGTTCCTCAAGAAATATCTCGACGCCGGCGACATCATCGGGGTGACCGGACGCGTCTTCAGGACGAAGATGGGCGAGATCACCATCTGGGCGAGCGCCTACACGCTGCTTGCCAAGTCGGTCTGTGCCATGCCCGAGAAGTTCCACGGCCTGAAGAACACCGAAGCGCGCTACCGCCAGCGCTACCTCGACCTGATCATGAACGAAGAGACGAGAGAAACCTTCCGTCTCAGGAGCCGGACGATCGCCGAACTGCGGAACTTCCTGAACAGCCGCGGCTTTATGGAGTTCGAGACCCCCACCCTCCAGCCGGTCTACGGCGGGGCGAATGCCCGTCCCTTCATCACCTACCACAACGCCCTCGAACAGCAACTGTTCCTGCGCATCGCCCCTGAACTCTACTTAAAGCGTCTCGTCGTCGGCGGCTTCGAGAAGGTCTACGAGTTCTCGAAGAACTTCAGGAACGAGGATATCGACACAAAGCACAACCCCGAGTTCTCGATGGTGGAGATCTACGCCGCCTATCACGACTACAGGGACATGATGGACCTCACCGAGGAGATCATCACCGACCTCGTCGTCCACGCCCGCGGCACCACCACCGTCACCTTCGATGAAACCGAGATCTCCTTCGCCCGTCCGTGGCGCAGGCTTACGATGGAGGACGCCGTGAAGGAGTACGGCGGCATCGACGTCTATGCCACCCCGCTCGACGACCTTGCCAGGATCGCCGAGCAGGAGAAAATCGACAAGCGCGAGACCGCACAGACCCACGGCGACTACCTCCCGCTCTTCTTCGATCACTACTGCGAGGAGAAACTGGTCCAGCCCACCTTCATCTACGACTTCCCGGTCGAGAACTCGCCGCTCGCAAAACGCCACCGGACAAAACCCGGCTTTACCGAACGTTTCGAGCTCTTCGTCTACGGCATGGAGCTGGCAAACGGCTTCTCCGAGCTCAACGACCCCATCGACCAGAAGGAACGGTTCGAGGAGCAGGACAAAAAGCGCCGTCTCGGCGACCTTGAGGCGCAGATGATCGACTACGACTTCATCAACGCCCTCGGCTACGGCATGCCCCCAACCGGCGGTGTCGGGATCGGCATGGACCGTCTGATCATGATGATCACCGGGAACGATTCCATTAAAGAAGTGATCCTCTTCCCGTCGATGCGGACCGTCGCCCGCAGCGATGAGAAGGCAGAAGAATAA
- a CDS encoding Orn/Lys/Arg family decarboxylase, with translation MEWYSNLDLSILIVDSELHAETAGGIALRQVIEILGDLDFRVIEALTVEDALSIYRSVYPDIACVLLDWDLQPESAASAGPVEMIRTIRKRNRDLPIFLFTSKLAVNEIPLEVIRSIDGYFWKLDNTPRFIAGRIEDVTGDYLDKLLPAFFGELVRYTQEYKYAWHTPGHTGGVAFLKSPVGKLFFRFYGENTLRSDLSVSVPELGSLLEHTGVVGAAESEAARIFGADRTYFLTNGTSTSNKVVFSGCVGPGDIVLVDRNCHKSVMYAIIMTGAVPVYLIPTRNTYGIIGPIHAAEFDPAVIQKKCADHPLIADAGRTPRLAVVTNSTYDGLCYDVEAIIEKLTGTAGVLLFDEAWYGYARFHPLYRGRYAMTPVTAAPDRPAIFATQSTHKVLAAFSQGSMIHLRDSHCPEEARIDPDGFNEAFMMHTSTSPQYSIIASLDVAAKMMEGESGTVLITDTLEEALIFRQKMVQLMAQVLEDEEAGSRRWWFPVWQPGVGQGQYAEHFLTLRSRIQEGDAVELGRHLDYWTLKPGDAWHGFDGIEENYCLLDPLKVTVLTPGIDPGGLVEERGIPAAIVSRFLQEQGIVVEKTGFYSFFILFTMGISKGKSGTLIAQLFEFKDQYDANTPLEQVFPEIVKTYPRIYGGMGLADLCDAMHAYLKGHGIAEIQKDVYARIPRPAMTPAEAYRMMIAGKAEKVRLQDLAGRTAAVMVVPYPPGIPIWMPGEVLSADDRDIIDFLLLYEDFDAAFPGFETEIHGVIRDAGDDRKVYSILCLREDR, from the coding sequence ATGGAATGGTACAGCAACCTCGATCTCTCCATCCTCATCGTCGACTCAGAGCTCCATGCCGAGACCGCGGGCGGGATCGCCCTCCGCCAGGTCATCGAGATCCTCGGCGACCTCGACTTCAGGGTCATCGAGGCGCTGACGGTGGAGGACGCCCTCTCCATCTACCGGTCGGTCTACCCGGACATCGCCTGCGTGCTCCTGGACTGGGACCTCCAGCCCGAATCGGCCGCTTCGGCCGGGCCCGTGGAGATGATCAGGACGATCAGGAAACGCAACAGGGACCTTCCGATATTCCTGTTCACCAGCAAACTCGCCGTCAACGAGATCCCGCTCGAGGTGATCAGGTCGATAGACGGCTATTTCTGGAAACTGGACAACACGCCGCGTTTCATCGCCGGCCGCATCGAGGACGTCACCGGCGACTACCTGGACAAACTCCTCCCGGCATTCTTCGGGGAACTGGTCCGCTACACGCAGGAGTACAAATACGCCTGGCACACGCCCGGCCACACCGGCGGCGTCGCCTTCCTGAAGTCGCCGGTGGGAAAACTCTTTTTCAGGTTCTACGGGGAGAACACCCTCAGGTCAGACCTCTCGGTCTCGGTCCCCGAACTGGGATCGCTCCTCGAACACACCGGCGTGGTCGGCGCCGCCGAATCCGAGGCCGCCCGGATCTTCGGGGCCGACCGGACCTACTTTCTCACGAACGGCACCTCGACCTCGAACAAGGTCGTCTTCTCCGGGTGCGTGGGGCCCGGCGATATCGTCCTTGTCGATCGCAACTGCCACAAGTCGGTGATGTATGCGATCATCATGACCGGGGCGGTCCCGGTCTACCTGATCCCGACCAGGAACACCTACGGGATCATCGGCCCGATCCATGCGGCCGAGTTCGATCCCGCCGTAATACAGAAGAAATGCGCCGACCATCCCCTCATTGCCGATGCGGGCCGGACGCCCCGCCTTGCCGTGGTCACGAACTCCACCTATGATGGTCTCTGCTACGATGTGGAGGCGATCATCGAGAAACTCACCGGGACCGCCGGTGTCCTTCTCTTTGACGAGGCATGGTACGGCTACGCCCGGTTTCACCCGCTGTACCGCGGACGCTATGCGATGACCCCGGTGACGGCCGCACCTGATAGGCCGGCGATCTTTGCCACCCAGTCGACGCACAAGGTCCTCGCCGCCTTCTCGCAGGGCTCGATGATCCACCTCAGGGACTCGCACTGCCCCGAGGAAGCCAGGATCGATCCCGATGGGTTCAACGAGGCCTTTATGATGCACACCTCCACCTCGCCCCAGTACAGCATCATCGCCTCTCTCGACGTGGCGGCGAAGATGATGGAGGGTGAATCGGGCACCGTTCTCATCACCGATACTCTTGAGGAGGCCCTGATCTTCCGCCAGAAGATGGTCCAGCTGATGGCGCAGGTGCTCGAGGACGAAGAGGCCGGGAGCAGGCGCTGGTGGTTTCCTGTCTGGCAGCCCGGCGTGGGGCAGGGCCAGTATGCAGAGCATTTTCTCACCCTCAGGTCGAGGATACAGGAGGGGGACGCCGTCGAACTCGGCCGCCACCTCGATTACTGGACCTTAAAGCCCGGTGACGCCTGGCACGGTTTCGACGGGATCGAGGAGAACTACTGCCTTCTCGATCCCCTGAAGGTCACCGTCCTCACGCCCGGGATCGATCCCGGCGGCCTGGTGGAGGAGCGCGGCATCCCGGCCGCCATCGTCTCCAGGTTCCTTCAGGAACAGGGGATCGTCGTGGAGAAGACCGGGTTCTACTCGTTTTTCATCCTCTTCACCATGGGGATCTCGAAAGGAAAGTCGGGCACCCTGATCGCCCAGCTCTTCGAGTTCAAGGACCAGTACGACGCCAATACCCCGCTCGAACAGGTGTTCCCGGAGATCGTGAAGACCTACCCCCGGATCTACGGTGGAATGGGGCTTGCCGACCTCTGCGACGCCATGCACGCATACCTGAAGGGGCATGGTATTGCAGAGATCCAGAAGGACGTCTATGCCCGGATCCCGCGCCCCGCGATGACGCCTGCTGAGGCCTACAGGATGATGATCGCCGGAAAGGCGGAAAAAGTCCGGCTCCAGGACCTCGCCGGCCGGACCGCCGCGGTGATGGTCGTCCCGTACCCCCCGGGTATTCCGATCTGGATGCCCGGCGAGGTCCTTTCCGCCGATGACCGGGACATCATCGATTTCCTCCTGCTCTACGAGGACTTCGACGCTGCCTTCCCGGGTTTTGAGACCGAGATCCACGGCGTGATCAGGGACGCCGGCGACGACCGGAAGGTCTATTCAATTCTCTGTCTGAGAGAAGACCGATGA
- the arcC gene encoding carbamate kinase, with translation MKIVAALGGNAIVRYREKGTAEEQLGHIDAAVAPLARMAAAGHAVMITHGNGPQVGDILLQNECARDAVPRMPLDICGAESQGMIGYMIQQCMQNRLGPGAQVATVLSRTLVDPGDPAFATPSKAIGPYYSGPEARALAAAEGWAMREEEGRGWRRIVPSPDPLEVLEIETIKTLFHAGTVVVAGGGGGVPVVRQGGLLRGVEAVVDKDLSAERIAVGIGADLLLMLTDVPGVFSSFGTPARTLLNSLDAATARRLLAEGEFGEGSMAPKVLAAIRFVGSGGKKAIIAHLDDAEAALAGEAGTLFTA, from the coding sequence ATGAAGATCGTTGCGGCGCTCGGCGGGAACGCGATCGTCAGGTACCGGGAGAAAGGAACGGCCGAGGAACAGCTCGGCCACATCGACGCGGCGGTTGCTCCCCTCGCCAGAATGGCGGCGGCCGGTCATGCGGTCATGATCACGCACGGCAACGGTCCGCAGGTCGGCGACATCCTCCTCCAGAACGAGTGTGCCAGGGACGCCGTCCCCAGGATGCCGCTCGACATCTGCGGGGCCGAGAGCCAGGGGATGATCGGCTACATGATCCAGCAGTGCATGCAGAACCGTCTCGGGCCGGGGGCGCAGGTGGCGACGGTGCTCAGCCGTACGCTCGTCGATCCCGGCGACCCGGCATTTGCCACTCCTTCCAAGGCGATAGGGCCGTATTATTCCGGACCTGAGGCCCGGGCCCTTGCGGCGGCAGAGGGATGGGCGATGCGCGAGGAGGAGGGCCGCGGCTGGCGGCGGATCGTCCCGTCCCCCGACCCCCTGGAGGTCCTTGAGATCGAGACGATCAAAACACTCTTCCATGCGGGAACCGTCGTCGTCGCGGGCGGCGGCGGGGGCGTCCCGGTGGTCAGGCAGGGCGGCCTCCTGCGGGGGGTTGAGGCGGTCGTCGACAAGGATCTCTCCGCCGAACGCATCGCCGTCGGCATCGGCGCCGATCTCCTCCTGATGCTCACCGATGTCCCGGGCGTCTTCTCCAGCTTTGGAACACCGGCCCGGACCCTCCTCAACAGCCTGGACGCCGCCACGGCGCGCCGCCTCCTCGCAGAAGGCGAGTTCGGGGAGGGCTCAATGGCGCCGAAGGTGCTGGCGGCGATCCGTTTTGTCGGATCGGGCGGGAAAAAAGCGATCATCGCCCATCTCGACGACGCCGAGGCCGCCCTTGCCGGAGAGGCCGGGACGCTTTTCACCGCCTGA
- a CDS encoding arginine deiminase family protein: protein MKIQEHTLLDMQAGAKAEWHRLREVLVHEPGLEVFFALLSPKNHLYERFFDLGAAQREHRRLCEVLHEDFGVRVHRLQKSILDGAEEMSGIRSALEASAERLNPEADPRPSARDSAHLLSIAILGAQGRNGGTALTETMHNLYFMRDQQVCTDLGMVTGRMATRERRMEVEMTHLALSALGADPVAQVSEGKMEGGDVIPAGDFALVGCGVRTDMRGIAALMGGMGFDEVAVVHEPLHPLIRGRDYMVSMHLDTYFNIAGDGVAVGNPALLDRARVEVFVREGERYRPEDGAQTTLAGYLGEKGYSIIPVTTLEQLCYASNFLCVRDHEAVAVDTGQIAPMMLARLKEKEAVQPGMYAALLAQAEADYRRLRAEAEFFPYKREVYAEGLEMTPVSLKNATGGYGGAHCMTCPLRR, encoded by the coding sequence TTGAAGATACAAGAACACACCCTTCTGGATATGCAGGCAGGGGCAAAGGCTGAATGGCACCGGTTGCGGGAGGTGCTCGTTCATGAGCCCGGGTTAGAGGTTTTTTTCGCCCTCCTGTCTCCAAAAAACCACCTTTACGAGCGTTTTTTTGATCTCGGGGCAGCGCAGCGGGAGCACCGGCGGCTCTGTGAGGTGCTGCACGAGGATTTCGGGGTCAGGGTCCACCGTCTCCAAAAAAGCATCCTCGACGGGGCGGAAGAAATGTCCGGGATCAGGAGTGCGCTCGAAGCCTCGGCCGAACGCCTGAACCCGGAGGCCGATCCCCGTCCTTCGGCGCGGGACAGTGCCCATCTCCTCTCGATCGCCATACTCGGGGCGCAGGGCAGGAACGGGGGCACCGCCCTCACAGAAACGATGCACAACCTCTATTTCATGCGCGATCAGCAGGTCTGCACCGATCTGGGGATGGTGACCGGCCGGATGGCGACGCGGGAGCGCCGGATGGAGGTCGAGATGACGCACCTCGCCCTCTCTGCACTCGGCGCCGACCCGGTCGCACAGGTGTCGGAGGGAAAGATGGAGGGCGGGGACGTTATCCCTGCAGGAGATTTCGCCCTCGTCGGCTGTGGTGTCCGCACCGATATGAGGGGCATTGCCGCACTGATGGGGGGCATGGGGTTCGACGAGGTCGCCGTCGTCCATGAACCCCTTCATCCCCTGATCAGGGGCCGGGACTATATGGTGAGCATGCACCTCGACACCTATTTCAACATCGCAGGCGACGGCGTCGCCGTGGGCAACCCGGCCCTCCTCGACCGCGCCCGGGTCGAGGTCTTCGTCCGCGAGGGCGAGAGATACCGTCCAGAAGACGGAGCGCAGACCACCCTCGCCGGGTATCTGGGGGAGAAAGGGTATTCGATTATACCGGTCACGACCCTCGAACAGCTCTGTTATGCCTCAAATTTTCTCTGCGTCAGGGATCATGAGGCGGTCGCCGTGGACACCGGGCAGATCGCTCCCATGATGCTGGCGAGGCTCAAAGAAAAGGAGGCGGTGCAGCCCGGCATGTACGCCGCCCTGCTCGCGCAGGCCGAGGCCGATTACCGACGCCTGAGGGCAGAAGCGGAATTTTTCCCGTATAAGAGGGAAGTATATGCCGAGGGGCTTGAGATGACGCCGGTCAGCCTTAAAAATGCGACCGGCGGCTACGGCGGGGCGCACTGCATGACCTGCCCGCTCAGGCGGTGA